One Rissa tridactyla isolate bRisTri1 chromosome 4, bRisTri1.patW.cur.20221130, whole genome shotgun sequence DNA window includes the following coding sequences:
- the ARHGAP11A gene encoding rho GTPase-activating protein 11A isoform X2, which translates to MAEQRRRLVRLAVLEELRASYGIKVKSGSCLAPAAKQPGAAAAEGKIFGVSFHALPQSLVPEYGYIPSFLVDTCEYLEEHVHTEGLFRKSGSLVRLKALKSKLDQGENCLSTALPCDVAGLLKQFFRELPEPILPLHLQEGLLKAQQLGNEKKTATVLLSCLMADRTIEALRYFFNFLRTVSLRSNENRMDSSNLAVIFAPNLLHSSENEKMSASTEKKIRLQAAVVQTLIDQAAEIGQVPAFILEKIPAMLGVDTFQSTPSLWGHEDSENESPSECKKRRHRSVGVLSSVTPVVLTPTTKRKLPIDCSQGLSSKKRRSFKHSFAFELLPSSIFNSSSTPASVQFEASPCVSLESSQTSLSPSTGGENHLSSTGNRRSKRHASKKLYRAESGKTGCFSPKISRKEMVRRSLRLKFGLGKSNREMNIVSGCAAGNRSANIGRRLASQQGLESRTECVKRDVLFSPCVNEKFPKKGSKNVSKSEENLLTPKCQDKVVHRMSWYSPTVTHSQAISRNEGILPGHPETGIGSSESVLIFGKPPVVPDEFKSTTVSKQDKSLELLLCEEGNNSTAETLLRVKQAFSASGSNLHNLIGDTKSSFSDVAGETLNETLCLKGLSPEKELSAEEVSENLANTKSGEPHQFSQSYAIDKQQSKKDEIKIVEKKNFKTSIKIELQVPKPDIKNVTELPVPQVLPREDKLSVQNSSSKDDLYKSDSFGRKEEIELTHSKPAENCTVQCCNLEEDTVKLSAAGQLPTLQLPKSQNEVGNQYLQAENSDKTLSTTSTVSEHGKVSDHIQWFNKLSLNDPSSASKTKLPLKFQRTPVRQSVRRINSLLEANRRSVSSQLLKASDVGSPLVKSSSYDSALFSCTEKPSKNSMALPLRSESACDQVSISRKQLELTSKSCCRPLNPPEKPDVSVRTAGIHEQKATVPPSKSVLEDLTNHETLKSGVKVNAHINIPGAAPEKSSITRSASGKERIRYRGSPKNPIATVKLLRTAKPVDL; encoded by the exons gGTAAAATCTTTGGAGTATCTTTTCACGCATTGCCACAATCACTTGTGCCAGAATATGGTTATATTCCAAG CTTTCTTGTTGATACTTGTGAATATTTGGAAGAACATGTTCATACAGAGGGACTCTTCAGAAAGTCTGGATCTCTTGTTCGTTTAAAAGCCTTAAAG AGTAAACTGGATCAAGGTGAAAACTGCCTCTCAACTGCACTGCCGTGTGATGTTGCAGGGCTGCTTAAACAGTTCTTTAGAGAGCTGCCAGAGCCCATCCTTCCACTCCACCTGCAGGAAGGCCTTCTCAAAGCTCAGCAGctaggaaatgagaagaaaactgCAACTGTGTTGCTGTCGTGTTTGATGGCCGACAGAACAATTGAAGCTTTGAGATACTTTTTCAACTTTCTGAGAACTGTGTCCCTAAG ATCCAATGAAAACAGAATGGATAGCAGTAATCTGGCAGTGATTTTTGCTCCCAACCTCTTGCACTCGagtgaaaatgaaaagatgtcagccagtacagaaaaaaaaattcgcTTGCAAGCCGCTGTTGTGCAAACACTTATTGATCAAGCAGCAGAAATCG GACAAGTACCAGCATTTATCTTGGAAAAGATTCCTGCAATGTTAGGTGTTGATACCTTTCAATCTACTCCCTCACTGTGGGGCCACGAAGACAGTGAAAATGAGTCTCCCAGTGAATGTAAGAAGAGGAGGCACCGAAGTGTTGGGG TCCTTTCATCAGTGACTCCAGTGGTTCTTACTCCAACCACCAAGCGTAAACTTCCAATTGATTGCTCTCAGGGCTTGTCCAGCAAGAAGAGAAGATCTTTTAAGCATAGTTTTGCTTTTGAATTGTTACCTAGTAGTATTTTTAATAGCAGCTCGACACCAGCATCAG TTCAGTTTGAAGCAAGCCCTTGTGTGTCTCTTGAGTCATCGCAAACCTCACTGTCTCCTTCAACTGGTGGTGAAAATCATCTGTCTAGTACAGGGAACAGAAGAAGTAAAAGACATGCAAGCAAAAAATTATACAG GGCTGAATCAGGAAAGACAGGCTGTTTTTCTCCAAAGATTAGCCGAAAAGAAATGGTTCGTCGGTCATTACGTTTGAAATTTGGTTTGgggaaaagcaacagagaaatg AATATTGTATCAGGATGTGCGGCTGGCAATAGATCTGCAAATATTGGAAGGCGTCTTGCGAGTCAACAAGGTTTGGAAAGCAGAACTGAATGTGTGAAGAGAGATGTACTCTTCAGCCCATGTGTCAATGAAAAATTCCCTAAGAAAG GTTCAAAGAACGTGAGCAAGTCAGAAGAAAACTTGCTAACTCCAAAATGTCAGGATAAAGTAGTACACCGAATGTCATGGTATAGTCCTACTGTTACACATTCTCAGGCGATCAGCAGGAATGAGGGAATTCTGCCAGGACACCCTGAAACAGGAATCGGTTCTTCAGAATCTGTTTTGATATTTGGAAAGCCACCTGTTGTTCCGGATGAATTCAAATCCACAACTGTAAGCAAACAGGACAAGAGTTTAGAACTTTTGCTTTGCGAAGAGGGAAATAATTCAACTGCAGAAACATTACTGAGAGTTAAGCAAGCCTTCTCTGCATCTGGAAGTAATCTTCACAATTTGATAGGTGATACAAAATCTTCCTTCTCAGATGTAGCAGGCGAAACATTAAATGAAACTCTGTGTCTCAAAGGGCTAAGCCCAGAGAAAGAATTGTCAGCTGAAGAAGTTTCTGAAAATCTAGCAAATACAAAATCCGGAGAGCCGCACCAATTTAGTCAATCTTACGCTATTGATAAACAGCAatcaaaaaaagatgaaattaaaattgtggagaaaaaaaacttcaaaacttCTATTAAGATTGAACTTCAGGTCCCAAAACCAGATATAAAAAATGTAACAGAACTTCCTGTGCCTCAAGTACTGCCCAGGGAAGACAAGTTGAGTGTTCAGAACAGTTCATCAAAAGATGACTTATACAAATCGGATTCCTtcggaagaaaagaggaaatagaATTAACACACTCGAAACCAGCTGAAAACTGCACGGTACAATGCTGTAATTTGGAAGAAGATACCGTTAAACTTTCTGCGGCAGGACAGCTTCCTACTTTGCAGTTGCCTAAATCACAAAATGAAGTAGGCAACCAATACTTGCAAGCTGAAAATTCTGATAAAACTTTATCTACAACATCAACTGTTTCTGAACATGGGAAGGTTTCTGACCACATACAATGGTTCAACAAGCTTTCATTAAATGATCCAAGTTCTGCAAGCAAAACTAAACTACCTCTTAAGTTTCAACGTACTCCTGTTAGACAGTCTGTAAGAAGAATTAATTCCTTGTTGGAGGCTAACAGACGATCTGTAAGCTCTCAGCTCCTTAAAGCAAGTGATGTTGGTTCACCACTTGTTAAATCTTCGAGCTACGATTCTGCACTATTCTCCTGCACAGAAAAGCCCTCAAAGAATTCCATGGCTTTGCCACTCAGGAGTGAAAGTGCATGTGACCAAGTTTCTATATCTCGCAAGCAGCTAGAATTAACATCCAAATCATGTTGCAGGCCGTTAAATCCACCAGAGAAGCCTGATGTTTCTGTCAGAACTGCTGGAATCCATGAACAGAAAGCAACTGTTCCTCCATCAAAGTCTGTTCTAGAAGATCTAACCAATCATGAAACACTGAAATCCGGCGTAAAAGTTAATGCACATATAAATATCCCAGGTGCTGCCCCAGAAAAATCTTCAATCACAAGAAgtgcttcaggaaaagaaagaattcgTTATAGAGGCTCTCCAAAGAATCCAATAGCTACAGTGAAACTGCTACGAACTGCAAAACCAGTAGACTTATAA
- the ARHGAP11A gene encoding rho GTPase-activating protein 11A isoform X1, whose product MAEQRRRLVRLAVLEELRASYGIKVKSGSCLAPAAKQPGAAAAEGKIFGVSFHALPQSLVPEYGYIPSFLVDTCEYLEEHVHTEGLFRKSGSLVRLKALKSKLDQGENCLSTALPCDVAGLLKQFFRELPEPILPLHLQEGLLKAQQLGNEKKTATVLLSCLMADRTIEALRYFFNFLRTVSLRSNENRMDSSNLAVIFAPNLLHSSENEKMSASTEKKIRLQAAVVQTLIDQAAEIGQVPAFILEKIPAMLGVDTFQSTPSLWGHEDSENESPSECKKRRHRSVGDIVSGALNKFKSNRTPSTTPQQDRSVLSSVTPVVLTPTTKRKLPIDCSQGLSSKKRRSFKHSFAFELLPSSIFNSSSTPASVQFEASPCVSLESSQTSLSPSTGGENHLSSTGNRRSKRHASKKLYRAESGKTGCFSPKISRKEMVRRSLRLKFGLGKSNREMNIVSGCAAGNRSANIGRRLASQQGLESRTECVKRDVLFSPCVNEKFPKKGSKNVSKSEENLLTPKCQDKVVHRMSWYSPTVTHSQAISRNEGILPGHPETGIGSSESVLIFGKPPVVPDEFKSTTVSKQDKSLELLLCEEGNNSTAETLLRVKQAFSASGSNLHNLIGDTKSSFSDVAGETLNETLCLKGLSPEKELSAEEVSENLANTKSGEPHQFSQSYAIDKQQSKKDEIKIVEKKNFKTSIKIELQVPKPDIKNVTELPVPQVLPREDKLSVQNSSSKDDLYKSDSFGRKEEIELTHSKPAENCTVQCCNLEEDTVKLSAAGQLPTLQLPKSQNEVGNQYLQAENSDKTLSTTSTVSEHGKVSDHIQWFNKLSLNDPSSASKTKLPLKFQRTPVRQSVRRINSLLEANRRSVSSQLLKASDVGSPLVKSSSYDSALFSCTEKPSKNSMALPLRSESACDQVSISRKQLELTSKSCCRPLNPPEKPDVSVRTAGIHEQKATVPPSKSVLEDLTNHETLKSGVKVNAHINIPGAAPEKSSITRSASGKERIRYRGSPKNPIATVKLLRTAKPVDL is encoded by the exons gGTAAAATCTTTGGAGTATCTTTTCACGCATTGCCACAATCACTTGTGCCAGAATATGGTTATATTCCAAG CTTTCTTGTTGATACTTGTGAATATTTGGAAGAACATGTTCATACAGAGGGACTCTTCAGAAAGTCTGGATCTCTTGTTCGTTTAAAAGCCTTAAAG AGTAAACTGGATCAAGGTGAAAACTGCCTCTCAACTGCACTGCCGTGTGATGTTGCAGGGCTGCTTAAACAGTTCTTTAGAGAGCTGCCAGAGCCCATCCTTCCACTCCACCTGCAGGAAGGCCTTCTCAAAGCTCAGCAGctaggaaatgagaagaaaactgCAACTGTGTTGCTGTCGTGTTTGATGGCCGACAGAACAATTGAAGCTTTGAGATACTTTTTCAACTTTCTGAGAACTGTGTCCCTAAG ATCCAATGAAAACAGAATGGATAGCAGTAATCTGGCAGTGATTTTTGCTCCCAACCTCTTGCACTCGagtgaaaatgaaaagatgtcagccagtacagaaaaaaaaattcgcTTGCAAGCCGCTGTTGTGCAAACACTTATTGATCAAGCAGCAGAAATCG GACAAGTACCAGCATTTATCTTGGAAAAGATTCCTGCAATGTTAGGTGTTGATACCTTTCAATCTACTCCCTCACTGTGGGGCCACGAAGACAGTGAAAATGAGTCTCCCAGTGAATGTAAGAAGAGGAGGCACCGAAGTGTTGGGG ATATTGTTAGTGGAGCATTGAATAAATTTAAATCTAACAGAACACCCTCCACTACACCTCAACAAGACAGAAGCG TCCTTTCATCAGTGACTCCAGTGGTTCTTACTCCAACCACCAAGCGTAAACTTCCAATTGATTGCTCTCAGGGCTTGTCCAGCAAGAAGAGAAGATCTTTTAAGCATAGTTTTGCTTTTGAATTGTTACCTAGTAGTATTTTTAATAGCAGCTCGACACCAGCATCAG TTCAGTTTGAAGCAAGCCCTTGTGTGTCTCTTGAGTCATCGCAAACCTCACTGTCTCCTTCAACTGGTGGTGAAAATCATCTGTCTAGTACAGGGAACAGAAGAAGTAAAAGACATGCAAGCAAAAAATTATACAG GGCTGAATCAGGAAAGACAGGCTGTTTTTCTCCAAAGATTAGCCGAAAAGAAATGGTTCGTCGGTCATTACGTTTGAAATTTGGTTTGgggaaaagcaacagagaaatg AATATTGTATCAGGATGTGCGGCTGGCAATAGATCTGCAAATATTGGAAGGCGTCTTGCGAGTCAACAAGGTTTGGAAAGCAGAACTGAATGTGTGAAGAGAGATGTACTCTTCAGCCCATGTGTCAATGAAAAATTCCCTAAGAAAG GTTCAAAGAACGTGAGCAAGTCAGAAGAAAACTTGCTAACTCCAAAATGTCAGGATAAAGTAGTACACCGAATGTCATGGTATAGTCCTACTGTTACACATTCTCAGGCGATCAGCAGGAATGAGGGAATTCTGCCAGGACACCCTGAAACAGGAATCGGTTCTTCAGAATCTGTTTTGATATTTGGAAAGCCACCTGTTGTTCCGGATGAATTCAAATCCACAACTGTAAGCAAACAGGACAAGAGTTTAGAACTTTTGCTTTGCGAAGAGGGAAATAATTCAACTGCAGAAACATTACTGAGAGTTAAGCAAGCCTTCTCTGCATCTGGAAGTAATCTTCACAATTTGATAGGTGATACAAAATCTTCCTTCTCAGATGTAGCAGGCGAAACATTAAATGAAACTCTGTGTCTCAAAGGGCTAAGCCCAGAGAAAGAATTGTCAGCTGAAGAAGTTTCTGAAAATCTAGCAAATACAAAATCCGGAGAGCCGCACCAATTTAGTCAATCTTACGCTATTGATAAACAGCAatcaaaaaaagatgaaattaaaattgtggagaaaaaaaacttcaaaacttCTATTAAGATTGAACTTCAGGTCCCAAAACCAGATATAAAAAATGTAACAGAACTTCCTGTGCCTCAAGTACTGCCCAGGGAAGACAAGTTGAGTGTTCAGAACAGTTCATCAAAAGATGACTTATACAAATCGGATTCCTtcggaagaaaagaggaaatagaATTAACACACTCGAAACCAGCTGAAAACTGCACGGTACAATGCTGTAATTTGGAAGAAGATACCGTTAAACTTTCTGCGGCAGGACAGCTTCCTACTTTGCAGTTGCCTAAATCACAAAATGAAGTAGGCAACCAATACTTGCAAGCTGAAAATTCTGATAAAACTTTATCTACAACATCAACTGTTTCTGAACATGGGAAGGTTTCTGACCACATACAATGGTTCAACAAGCTTTCATTAAATGATCCAAGTTCTGCAAGCAAAACTAAACTACCTCTTAAGTTTCAACGTACTCCTGTTAGACAGTCTGTAAGAAGAATTAATTCCTTGTTGGAGGCTAACAGACGATCTGTAAGCTCTCAGCTCCTTAAAGCAAGTGATGTTGGTTCACCACTTGTTAAATCTTCGAGCTACGATTCTGCACTATTCTCCTGCACAGAAAAGCCCTCAAAGAATTCCATGGCTTTGCCACTCAGGAGTGAAAGTGCATGTGACCAAGTTTCTATATCTCGCAAGCAGCTAGAATTAACATCCAAATCATGTTGCAGGCCGTTAAATCCACCAGAGAAGCCTGATGTTTCTGTCAGAACTGCTGGAATCCATGAACAGAAAGCAACTGTTCCTCCATCAAAGTCTGTTCTAGAAGATCTAACCAATCATGAAACACTGAAATCCGGCGTAAAAGTTAATGCACATATAAATATCCCAGGTGCTGCCCCAGAAAAATCTTCAATCACAAGAAgtgcttcaggaaaagaaagaattcgTTATAGAGGCTCTCCAAAGAATCCAATAGCTACAGTGAAACTGCTACGAACTGCAAAACCAGTAGACTTATAA